From a region of the Pukyongiella litopenaei genome:
- the tgt gene encoding tRNA guanosine(34) transglycosylase Tgt produces the protein MAGKFSFQLDATDGAARAGVIETPRGQIRTPAFMPVGTAATVKAMMPESVAQTGADILLGNTYHLMLRPGAERIDRLGGLHRFMNWDRPILTDSGGFQVMSLAGLRKLTEQGVTFKSHIDGSSHELTPERSMEIQRLLGSDIVMCFDECPALPADRDRIAASMRLSMRWAQRSRDAFGDRPGHALFGIQQGGLERELREESAEALTRIGFDGYAVGGLAVGEGQEAMFGCLDHAPAMLPVDRPRYLMGVGKPDDIVGAVERGIDMMDCVLPSRSGRTGQVFTRHGVLNIKNARHQDDPRPLDEACACPACRNYSRAYLHHVFRSQEIISSMLLTWHNLHYYQDIMAGMRDAIAAGSFAQWRAAFDAGRAQGDIEPL, from the coding sequence ATGGCCGGGAAATTTTCGTTTCAGCTCGATGCCACCGATGGCGCCGCCCGCGCCGGCGTGATTGAAACGCCGCGCGGCCAGATCCGCACGCCGGCCTTCATGCCGGTGGGGACGGCGGCCACGGTCAAGGCGATGATGCCGGAAAGCGTGGCGCAGACCGGCGCCGACATCCTGCTGGGCAACACCTATCACCTGATGCTGCGCCCCGGCGCCGAACGGATCGACCGGCTGGGCGGGCTGCACCGGTTCATGAACTGGGACCGGCCCATCCTGACGGATTCCGGCGGTTTTCAGGTCATGTCGCTGGCCGGGCTGCGCAAGCTGACCGAGCAGGGCGTGACCTTCAAGAGCCATATCGACGGGTCCAGCCACGAGCTGACCCCGGAACGCAGCATGGAGATCCAGCGGCTGCTGGGGTCCGATATCGTGATGTGTTTCGACGAATGCCCGGCGCTGCCCGCCGACCGCGACCGCATCGCCGCCAGCATGCGCCTGTCGATGCGCTGGGCGCAGCGGTCGCGCGATGCCTTCGGGGACCGTCCGGGACATGCGCTGTTCGGCATCCAGCAGGGCGGGCTGGAGCGCGAGCTGCGCGAGGAAAGCGCCGAGGCGCTGACGCGTATCGGGTTCGACGGCTACGCGGTTGGTGGGCTCGCCGTCGGCGAGGGGCAGGAGGCCATGTTCGGCTGTCTCGATCATGCGCCGGCCATGCTGCCCGTTGACCGGCCGCGTTACCTGATGGGCGTCGGCAAGCCCGACGACATCGTCGGCGCGGTCGAACGCGGCATCGACATGATGGATTGCGTCCTGCCGTCGCGGTCGGGCCGCACCGGGCAGGTGTTCACCCGTCATGGCGTGCTGAACATCAAGAACGCGCGCCACCAGGACGATCCGCGCCCGCTGGACGAGGCCTGTGCCTGCCCGGCCTGCCGGAACTACAGCCGCGCCTATCTGCACCATGTGTTCCGCAGCCAGGAAATCATCAGCTCGATGCTGCTGACCTGGCACAACCTGCACTATTACCAGGACATCATGGCCGGCATGCGGGACGCGATCGCCGCGGGCTCGTTTGCGCAGTGGCGTGCGGCGTTCGATGCCGGGCGCGCGCAGGGGGATATCGAACCGTTATAG